In Pseudomonas sp. MYb327, one DNA window encodes the following:
- a CDS encoding LysR family transcriptional regulator, with translation MYDALGDLSLDLLRAFEAAARQRSFTAAAVELGTTQPAISQQIKRLEEQLATRLFDRIYRGIELTEAGTILFEQVQLGLQNIDAGLNAISTQNQHEVLQVATDFAFAAYWLMPRLHRFHAANPQVDVSLVTSERSHNMLRTDIDVAVLFGDGRFKQGESHWLFSEEVFPVCSPQLLTERPLPLPAKTLLELPLLHLRGENSSNWFDWSGVFRELGITSPPAPGQLRFDNYTLLIQAAIGGQGVAIGWRHLVDNLLAQGLLCRPIAETVISRLGYYVVLPQRKRRGALIQQFVDWLMAEQASSAQSLAGMALPSIAV, from the coding sequence ATGTATGACGCCCTCGGTGACCTGTCCCTGGATTTGCTTCGTGCTTTTGAAGCCGCCGCGCGCCAACGAAGCTTCACGGCGGCGGCCGTTGAGTTGGGTACGACGCAACCGGCCATCAGCCAGCAGATCAAACGGCTGGAAGAACAACTGGCAACGCGATTATTCGACCGCATCTATCGTGGCATCGAATTAACCGAGGCCGGAACGATTCTTTTCGAACAGGTTCAGCTCGGTTTGCAGAATATCGACGCAGGTTTGAACGCAATCAGTACTCAGAATCAGCATGAAGTGCTGCAAGTCGCTACCGATTTCGCCTTCGCCGCTTATTGGCTGATGCCTCGCCTGCATCGCTTTCACGCGGCCAATCCGCAAGTGGATGTCAGTCTGGTGACCAGCGAGCGCAGCCACAACATGCTGCGTACCGATATCGACGTGGCCGTATTGTTCGGTGATGGCCGCTTCAAACAGGGTGAAAGCCATTGGTTGTTCAGCGAAGAAGTGTTCCCGGTTTGCAGTCCGCAACTGTTGACCGAACGTCCCCTGCCCTTGCCTGCCAAGACTTTGCTGGAGCTGCCACTGCTGCACCTGCGCGGGGAGAACAGCAGTAACTGGTTCGACTGGAGCGGCGTGTTTCGCGAGTTGGGCATCACGTCGCCACCGGCCCCGGGCCAGTTGCGCTTCGACAATTACACTTTGCTGATTCAGGCCGCGATTGGCGGTCAGGGTGTGGCTATCGGTTGGCGGCACCTTGTGGATAACTTGCTGGCGCAAGGCTTGTTGTGTCGACCGATTGCCGAAACGGTGATTTCCAGGCTGGGATACTACGTAGTACTGCCACAGCGCAAACGACGGGGCGCGTTGATTCAGCAATTTGTCGATTGGTTGATGGCTGAACAGGCCAGCAGTGCGCAATCGCTGGCCGGTATGGCGCTACCCTCCATTGCGGTTTAG
- the betC gene encoding choline-sulfatase: MKRKNILFIMADQMAAPMLPFYGPSPIKLPNLSRLAAEGVVFDAAYCNSPLCAPSRFTLVSGQLPSKIGAYDNAADFPADVPTYAHYLRRLGYRTALSGKMHFCGPDQLHGYEERLTSDIYPADYGWAVNWDEPDVRPTWYHNMSSVLQAGPCVRTNQLDFDEEVVFKAQQYLFDHIREDGDQPFCLTVSMTHPHDPYTIPKAFWDMYDDADIPLPTTPDQHDLDPHSQRLLKVYDLWDKPLPVDKIRDARRAYFGACSYIDSHVGKLLQTLEETGLIDDTIIAFSGDHGDMLGERGLWYKMHWYEMAARVPLLISAPGQFGAGRVSASVSTADLLPTFVELAGGSLDPGLPLDGRSLVPHLQGQGGHDEVFGEYMAEGTISPLMMIRRGPYKFIYSEDDPCLLFNVHNDPRELEELSQSPQHRQLFDDFLAEARAKWDIPAIHQQVLASQRRRRFVADALTIGKLKSWDHQPLVDASQQYMRNHIDLDDLERKARYPQPCQNQ; encoded by the coding sequence ATGAAGCGCAAGAATATTCTTTTCATCATGGCCGATCAGATGGCCGCGCCAATGTTGCCGTTCTACGGTCCTTCGCCCATCAAATTACCCAATCTCAGCCGCCTCGCCGCCGAAGGCGTGGTGTTCGACGCCGCTTATTGCAACAGCCCACTGTGCGCGCCGTCGCGTTTTACCCTGGTCAGCGGCCAATTGCCGAGCAAGATCGGCGCCTATGACAACGCGGCCGATTTCCCTGCGGATGTGCCGACTTATGCCCATTACCTGCGTCGCCTCGGCTATCGCACGGCACTGTCGGGCAAGATGCATTTCTGCGGCCCCGACCAATTGCATGGCTACGAAGAACGCCTGACCAGCGACATCTACCCGGCCGATTATGGCTGGGCGGTAAATTGGGATGAACCGGATGTGCGCCCGACCTGGTATCACAACATGTCGTCGGTGCTGCAAGCAGGCCCGTGCGTGCGCACCAACCAGCTGGATTTCGACGAAGAGGTGGTGTTCAAGGCCCAGCAATACTTGTTCGATCACATCCGCGAGGACGGCGATCAGCCGTTTTGCCTGACTGTTTCGATGACGCACCCGCACGACCCGTACACCATTCCCAAGGCATTCTGGGATATGTACGACGACGCCGACATCCCTTTGCCCACAACCCCCGACCAGCACGACCTCGATCCCCATTCCCAGCGCCTACTCAAGGTTTACGACCTGTGGGATAAACCGCTGCCTGTGGATAAGATTCGTGATGCGCGCCGCGCTTATTTCGGAGCATGCAGCTATATCGACAGTCACGTCGGCAAACTCCTGCAAACGCTCGAAGAAACCGGGCTGATCGATGACACCATCATCGCGTTCTCTGGCGATCATGGCGACATGCTCGGTGAGCGGGGCCTCTGGTACAAAATGCACTGGTACGAGATGGCCGCTCGCGTCCCCCTGTTGATAAGTGCACCAGGGCAGTTCGGCGCCGGCCGGGTCAGCGCCTCGGTGTCCACTGCCGACCTGTTGCCAACCTTCGTTGAACTGGCCGGCGGCTCTCTGGACCCGGGTCTGCCGCTGGACGGACGTTCTTTGGTGCCACACCTGCAAGGGCAGGGTGGTCACGACGAAGTATTCGGCGAGTACATGGCCGAAGGCACTATCAGCCCATTGATGATGATTCGCCGCGGCCCATACAAATTCATCTACAGCGAAGACGACCCTTGCCTACTCTTCAATGTACACAACGACCCGCGCGAACTGGAAGAACTCAGCCAGTCACCGCAACATCGCCAGCTATTCGACGATTTTCTCGCCGAAGCGCGGGCCAAATGGGACATTCCGGCGATCCACCAACAGGTGCTCGCGAGCCAGCGGCGTCGGCGCTTCGTTGCCGATGCCCTGACCATCGGCAAGCTGAAGAGCTGGGATCACCAGCCATTGGTGGACGCCAGTCAGCAATACATGCGCAACCACATCGACCTTGATGACCTGGAGCGCAAAGCACGTTATCCACAACCCTGCCAAAACCAATAA
- the choX gene encoding choline ABC transporter substrate-binding protein, whose amino-acid sequence MQRLSTVLTIGLLALGSASANADQSCDTVKMADPGWSDIAATNAITGFLLDGMGYKAKVDTLAVPITFGGLKDGQVDVFLGNWMPAQQGFYDKFVATGDVTQLAKNLDGTEFTLAVPDYVWDAGVHNFADLNKFADKFDHKIYGIGSGAPANISLQEIIKKNDFDMGQWKLVESSEQAMLAEVSRAVKKQKFVTFLGWTPHPMNVQLKMHYLKGGEKYFGDTGSVHTLTRKGYAQACPNVGKLLTNLSFTQEMENSIMAEVVNKKVSNADAAKAWIKANPAVLDKWLDGVKTVDGKDALPAVKAKL is encoded by the coding sequence ATGCAAAGGTTATCCACAGTACTGACGATCGGGCTTTTGGCTCTGGGCAGCGCGTCGGCGAATGCCGATCAAAGCTGCGATACGGTGAAAATGGCCGATCCAGGCTGGAGCGACATCGCCGCGACGAACGCCATCACCGGGTTTCTGCTGGACGGCATGGGCTACAAGGCCAAGGTCGACACCCTCGCGGTGCCGATCACCTTTGGCGGGTTGAAGGACGGTCAGGTCGATGTGTTCCTGGGTAACTGGATGCCGGCACAACAGGGCTTCTACGATAAATTCGTGGCCACGGGCGACGTTACTCAGCTGGCGAAAAACCTCGATGGCACCGAATTCACTCTCGCCGTTCCGGACTACGTGTGGGACGCGGGTGTGCATAACTTTGCCGACCTGAACAAGTTCGCCGACAAGTTCGATCACAAGATCTACGGCATCGGCTCCGGGGCACCGGCGAACATCTCGCTGCAGGAAATCATCAAGAAAAACGATTTCGACATGGGCCAGTGGAAATTGGTCGAGTCCAGCGAGCAGGCGATGCTGGCCGAAGTCTCCCGCGCGGTGAAAAAACAGAAGTTCGTGACCTTCCTCGGCTGGACCCCGCACCCGATGAACGTGCAGCTGAAAATGCATTATCTGAAGGGCGGAGAAAAATACTTCGGCGACACCGGAAGCGTTCACACCCTGACCCGCAAAGGTTATGCACAGGCCTGCCCGAACGTCGGCAAGCTGCTGACCAACCTGAGTTTCACCCAAGAGATGGAGAACAGCATCATGGCCGAAGTGGTGAACAAGAAAGTCAGCAATGCCGATGCGGCCAAGGCGTGGATCAAGGCCAACCCGGCGGT